A window from Luteibacter flocculans encodes these proteins:
- a CDS encoding Nramp family divalent metal transporter has product MLQKVSPELPEEPVMREVLDGRRRGFAGLLPFAGPAMVVSVAYIDPGNFATNIQAGARYGYALLWVVVLANLVAMLFQSLSARLGIVTGFNLAQLCRAHLPRPLVYVMWVVSELAAMATDLAEFLGGAIGLALLFHMPLLVGMGITAVVTYALLLLEGKGYRRLELTIGALVGVVGLSYLAELFIAPVGWASLGQQIFVPRLPDSAAIAIAVGIIGATVMPHALFLHSGLTERRARPKTRDERQRIIRLSNLEVILALSLAGLINLAMVVMAAGAFHGSHPDVAKIETAYQTLVPLLGGAAATIFLVSLIASGFSSSVVGTMAGQMIMQGFVEFHIPLWLRRSVTMLPSFAVVLMGVDATRALVLSQVALSIALPFPMIALVWFTSRSELMGPFRNRPAVSIAAVAAALVVLGLNVVLLLDAFGLISLEA; this is encoded by the coding sequence ATGCTCCAGAAGGTCTCCCCGGAGCTTCCCGAAGAACCGGTCATGCGCGAGGTGCTCGATGGGCGCCGCCGTGGCTTCGCCGGTCTGCTGCCGTTTGCCGGGCCCGCCATGGTCGTGTCGGTGGCATACATCGATCCCGGCAACTTCGCCACGAACATCCAGGCCGGCGCACGCTACGGGTACGCCTTGCTGTGGGTGGTGGTGCTCGCGAACCTTGTCGCGATGCTGTTCCAGAGCCTGTCTGCGCGGCTCGGCATCGTCACCGGATTCAACCTTGCCCAGCTATGCCGTGCCCATCTGCCCCGGCCGCTGGTCTACGTGATGTGGGTGGTGAGCGAACTCGCGGCGATGGCGACCGACCTCGCGGAATTTCTCGGCGGGGCGATCGGTCTCGCGCTGCTTTTTCATATGCCGCTGCTGGTCGGCATGGGCATCACCGCGGTGGTCACGTACGCCTTGCTGCTGCTGGAAGGCAAGGGCTATCGACGCCTCGAACTCACCATTGGTGCGCTGGTGGGCGTGGTGGGCTTGTCGTATCTCGCCGAGCTGTTCATTGCGCCCGTCGGTTGGGCATCGCTCGGTCAGCAGATCTTCGTGCCTCGTCTGCCGGACAGCGCCGCCATCGCGATCGCTGTCGGCATCATCGGCGCGACGGTCATGCCGCATGCCTTGTTTCTGCACTCGGGGCTGACCGAGCGGCGCGCGCGACCGAAGACCCGCGACGAGCGTCAGCGCATCATCCGCCTGTCCAACCTCGAGGTGATTCTCGCGCTGTCCTTAGCGGGCCTCATCAACCTGGCGATGGTCGTCATGGCGGCCGGTGCGTTTCATGGAAGCCATCCGGATGTGGCGAAGATCGAGACGGCCTACCAGACCCTGGTGCCGTTGCTGGGCGGCGCCGCCGCGACCATCTTCCTCGTTTCGCTGATCGCCTCGGGCTTTTCCAGCTCCGTGGTCGGCACGATGGCGGGGCAGATGATCATGCAGGGCTTCGTCGAGTTCCACATCCCCCTGTGGCTGCGCCGCTCGGTCACGATGCTGCCGAGCTTTGCCGTGGTGCTGATGGGTGTAGATGCCACGCGGGCGCTGGTACTGAGCCAGGTGGCGCTGAGCATTGCGTTGCCATTCCCGATGATCGCGCTGGTCTGGTTCACCAGTCGCAGCGAGCTGATGGGCCCGTTCCGCAACCGACCTGCGGTGAGCATCGCTGCCGTCGCCGCCGCCCTGGTGGTGCTGGGGCTCAACGTGGTCTTGCTACTGGACGCGTTCGGCCTGATTTCGCTTGAGGCCTAA
- a CDS encoding YihY/virulence factor BrkB family protein, translating into MKKAFGAVKQTVVSAVDGFSDDELMTRAAALSFYAALSFAPLLLLLVWVVSMLHPAWQDELSKALAGVVGDRAAEALNGVIASAKSHPRLGDLAGVIGIGVTLFGASAVFAQLQGTLDRVWRVKAKPGEAVGAWLRARARAFALLGGIAFMLIVSFVVSAVIHALFRDDATVWSVAEYVVSVLVFIAAFGAMYKVLPDALIDWSEALIGAVLTTVLFLAGKYAIGLYIQYSNVGGAYGPAGAFIVLLTWTYYSSIIVLLGAELTRGVAEARGKPIRPSEHAVKIEAAPAELPPEEPRKRASSHAGHL; encoded by the coding sequence ATGAAGAAGGCCTTTGGTGCCGTCAAGCAAACGGTCGTATCGGCGGTTGACGGATTCAGCGACGACGAACTGATGACCCGCGCGGCGGCGCTGTCCTTCTACGCCGCGCTGTCGTTCGCGCCGTTGCTGCTTCTGCTGGTGTGGGTCGTCTCGATGCTGCATCCGGCCTGGCAGGACGAATTGTCCAAGGCGCTAGCGGGTGTCGTGGGCGACCGCGCTGCGGAGGCCCTGAACGGCGTGATCGCCAGCGCCAAGTCGCATCCTCGGCTGGGCGATCTGGCCGGCGTGATCGGCATTGGCGTGACGCTCTTCGGTGCTTCTGCAGTATTCGCACAGTTGCAGGGCACCCTCGACCGCGTGTGGCGGGTGAAGGCCAAGCCGGGTGAGGCGGTGGGCGCATGGCTGCGTGCCCGCGCTCGGGCGTTCGCGCTGCTGGGCGGTATCGCCTTCATGTTGATCGTGTCGTTCGTTGTCAGTGCGGTCATCCACGCATTGTTCCGTGACGATGCAACGGTCTGGAGCGTCGCCGAATACGTCGTCTCGGTGCTGGTGTTCATCGCCGCCTTCGGTGCCATGTACAAGGTGCTGCCGGACGCGCTGATCGACTGGAGCGAGGCACTCATCGGTGCGGTGCTTACCACGGTGCTGTTCCTGGCGGGCAAGTACGCCATCGGCCTTTACATCCAATACTCGAACGTCGGCGGTGCGTACGGTCCGGCGGGAGCCTTCATCGTGCTGCTGACATGGACTTACTACTCATCGATCATCGTCCTCCTGGGTGCGGAATTGACCCGGGGCGTGGCGGAAGCACGCGGCAAGCCGATCCGCCCGAGCGAGCACGCGGTCAAGATCGAGGCCGCACCCGCGGAATTGCCGCCGGAAGAGCCCCGGAAACGTGCGTCCAGCCACGCAGGGCATCTGTAG
- a CDS encoding response regulator, with protein MALNLLIADDHPMFRAALLHALAEPLRGGTAREAASHSAMEAVLAEGHPIDLVLLDLTMPGAMGFSSLLWLRGEHPDIPVLVVTSNDHPRNVRRAQQFGAAGFVSKSASAEALREAVAQVMAGGTAFTAARAERSDEDARLAARLSRLTPAQFRVLMLMAEGLLNKQIAAELGLAENTVKIHVTAVLSKLECRSRTQAAVLVKSLDVDEGVDGSHPG; from the coding sequence ATGGCCTTGAACCTGCTGATCGCCGACGACCACCCCATGTTCCGCGCCGCCTTGCTGCATGCGCTCGCCGAGCCCCTGCGCGGTGGCACGGCACGGGAAGCGGCCAGCCACAGTGCCATGGAGGCGGTGCTCGCCGAGGGCCACCCCATCGACCTGGTCCTGCTCGACCTGACCATGCCCGGGGCGATGGGGTTCTCGTCGTTACTGTGGCTGCGCGGGGAACACCCGGACATTCCCGTGCTGGTCGTCACATCCAACGACCACCCACGCAACGTACGACGCGCACAACAGTTCGGCGCGGCAGGTTTCGTGTCCAAGTCCGCATCGGCCGAGGCGTTGCGCGAGGCCGTCGCCCAGGTGATGGCCGGCGGCACGGCCTTCACGGCCGCCCGTGCGGAGCGCAGCGACGAGGACGCTCGTCTGGCGGCACGTCTGTCACGGCTCACGCCGGCACAGTTTCGTGTGCTCATGCTGATGGCCGAGGGGCTACTCAACAAACAGATCGCGGCCGAACTCGGGCTCGCGGAGAACACGGTGAAGATTCACGTCACCGCCGTGCTGTCCAAGCTGGAGTGCCGATCGCGCACGCAGGCCGCGGTGCTGGTGAAATCGCTCGACGTCGACGAAGGCGTCGACGGTTCGCACCCTGGCTAA
- a CDS encoding hybrid sensor histidine kinase/response regulator, with product MTRFFRIPKPALIALLAATMLATSALAGWWAWHRELADIAHASADRLHLRASAVRRLIDRFTVLPDVLALDPELREALRGPLSPSTVAALNEKLAQANGVVHSSTLTLLDRDGRAIAANNWDTPGSNVGLDYRFRPYFHNAMRDGRATFYALGVSTRVPGYFIARAVDDDAGRHLGVVVLKITLDEVREDWALSDDTVALADEHGVVFLANRDGWLYRTLRPLAPQEMTAIDATRQYGGHTLMPVERRVLGTLSDGALRAIVDAPPVSHEVLWRTMSLARQGWTLHLLADARPAWEAGRNAALIVLAGWLPLILFGLFIQQRIGLARLRQRSREELERMVAHHAAALRTAQDSVVAAAHEASQGGHSNLDHLPQGVSVIDGELRLVAWNSRYREIFGFPDELLKVGQPIEALFRFNARRGLLGPGDVEEAIQRRLDYLRAGSPHMYERERPDGTILEIRGNPLPGGGFVTSYADITAYKAAARELRTLASTLEQRVDERTRDLHEAKAEAERASRSKTRFVAAAVHDLLQPLNAARMFIGALADGALAPAERQLVEQIRSALDTQDDMLASLLDVSRLEGGAVEARFSAVLLGPMLAELGRQFAVLGKARGLDVRQVETTVVVRSDPLLLRRVLQNFLSNAVHYTPRGRVLIGVRRQHGQARVEVWDTGIGIPETKTRAIFDEFLRLDNGVDRERRGAGLGLSIVDRIARLLGAPVTVRSWPGRGSVFSITLPLALEGIGHSGSADYGVDDSPFRGKRVLLIDGDAAARRVTSALLSSWGCDVVTVGSAEAALRHAETDEAPAILLQEDPLDGASGDELRAALIARWGRSPPTVLLSVAPSAAAIEHARGLGLRYLIKPLAPARLRAVMSRLLMTSD from the coding sequence ATGACGCGATTCTTCCGTATTCCCAAGCCCGCCCTGATCGCCTTGCTGGCGGCGACCATGCTCGCCACCTCGGCCCTGGCCGGCTGGTGGGCCTGGCATCGCGAGTTGGCGGATATCGCGCATGCCTCAGCGGACCGCTTGCACCTGCGCGCGTCGGCGGTACGGCGCCTGATCGACCGCTTCACGGTCCTGCCTGACGTGCTGGCGCTGGACCCCGAGTTGCGCGAGGCCCTGCGTGGCCCTTTGTCCCCGAGCACCGTGGCGGCGCTGAACGAGAAGCTCGCGCAGGCCAACGGCGTCGTGCACTCGTCCACATTGACGCTGCTGGATCGCGATGGTCGCGCGATAGCGGCGAACAACTGGGATACGCCAGGAAGCAACGTCGGGCTCGATTACCGCTTCCGCCCTTATTTCCACAATGCCATGCGCGACGGTCGCGCCACGTTCTACGCCTTGGGGGTATCGACGCGCGTGCCCGGGTACTTCATTGCGCGCGCCGTGGACGACGACGCGGGGCGTCACCTGGGCGTGGTGGTGCTGAAGATCACGCTCGACGAGGTGCGCGAGGATTGGGCGCTCAGCGACGATACCGTGGCACTGGCCGACGAGCATGGCGTGGTTTTCCTCGCCAACCGCGATGGCTGGCTTTATCGCACGCTTAGGCCGTTGGCGCCTCAAGAAATGACGGCCATCGATGCCACGCGTCAATACGGCGGACATACGCTGATGCCGGTGGAACGGCGCGTGCTTGGCACGTTGAGCGACGGTGCGCTGCGCGCCATCGTGGATGCGCCGCCGGTGTCGCACGAGGTGCTCTGGCGCACGATGTCACTCGCACGACAGGGCTGGACCCTGCACCTGTTGGCCGATGCTCGGCCAGCGTGGGAGGCGGGACGCAACGCCGCCCTGATTGTGCTGGCGGGCTGGTTGCCGCTGATCCTCTTCGGCCTGTTCATCCAGCAGCGCATCGGCCTCGCGCGCCTGCGGCAGCGCAGTCGCGAGGAACTCGAACGCATGGTGGCGCACCATGCCGCCGCACTGCGTACCGCGCAGGACAGCGTCGTCGCTGCGGCACACGAGGCAAGCCAGGGCGGACACAGCAACCTCGATCACCTTCCGCAAGGGGTCAGCGTGATCGACGGCGAACTGCGTCTCGTGGCCTGGAATTCCCGCTACCGCGAGATCTTCGGCTTTCCCGACGAGCTGCTGAAGGTAGGGCAGCCCATCGAGGCGCTGTTTCGCTTCAATGCGCGCCGCGGTCTGTTGGGACCGGGCGACGTCGAGGAGGCCATCCAGCGACGTCTCGATTACCTGCGTGCCGGCAGCCCGCACATGTACGAGCGCGAACGGCCGGACGGCACCATCCTGGAAATTCGCGGCAATCCCTTGCCGGGTGGCGGCTTCGTCACGAGCTATGCCGACATCACGGCCTACAAGGCCGCCGCCCGTGAACTGCGCACCTTGGCGAGCACCCTCGAACAGCGCGTGGATGAGCGAACCCGCGATCTGCACGAGGCGAAGGCCGAAGCCGAGCGCGCGAGTCGCTCGAAGACCCGCTTCGTCGCCGCGGCCGTGCATGACTTGCTGCAACCGTTGAACGCCGCGCGCATGTTCATCGGAGCACTGGCGGATGGCGCGCTGGCACCCGCGGAACGCCAACTGGTCGAACAGATCCGCTCGGCGCTGGATACGCAGGACGATATGCTCGCGAGCCTGCTCGACGTGTCGCGCCTGGAAGGCGGCGCGGTCGAAGCGCGTTTCAGCGCGGTGTTGCTCGGGCCGATGCTTGCGGAACTGGGGCGGCAGTTTGCCGTGCTCGGCAAGGCGCGCGGGCTGGACGTCCGCCAGGTCGAAACGACCGTGGTGGTGCGCAGCGATCCCTTGCTGCTGCGTCGCGTGCTGCAGAACTTTCTGTCGAATGCCGTGCATTACACGCCACGCGGGCGCGTGCTCATCGGCGTGCGGCGCCAGCACGGGCAGGCCAGGGTCGAGGTCTGGGACACCGGCATAGGCATTCCCGAGACCAAGACGCGGGCGATCTTCGACGAGTTCCTGCGCCTCGACAACGGCGTGGATCGCGAGCGCCGCGGCGCGGGGCTGGGCCTGTCGATCGTGGACCGGATCGCTCGTCTGCTCGGCGCGCCGGTAACGGTACGCTCTTGGCCTGGGCGGGGCAGTGTGTTCTCGATCACCTTGCCGCTCGCCCTCGAAGGCATCGGGCACAGTGGCTCTGCCGACTACGGGGTGGACGATTCACCATTTCGCGGCAAGCGCGTGCTGCTTATCGATGGCGATGCGGCGGCGCGGCGGGTGACGTCTGCGTTGCTGTCGTCGTGGGGCTGCGATGTGGTCACCGTCGGCAGCGCCGAAGCCGCACTGCGCCATGCCGAGACCGACGAGGCTCCGGCCATCCTGTTGCAGGAAGATCCGCTCGACGGTGCGAGCGGCGACGAACTGCGCGCGGCGCTGATCGCCCGCTGGGGACGCTCGCCACCGACGGTGTTGCTATCGGTCGCGCCGTCCGCGGCGGCCATTGAACATGCGCGTGGCCTCGGGCTGCGCTATCTCATCAAGCCATTGGCCCCGGCGCGCCTGCGTGCGGTCATGAGTCGTCTGCTGATGACGTCCGATTAG
- a CDS encoding dicarboxylate/amino acid:cation symporter has translation MSSPRPETATPFYRQTYVQVLVAIALGALLGHYSPAFAESLKPLGDAFIKLVKMVIAPVIFLTVVTGIAGMPHLNAVGRVVFKAMAYFLVFSTLALVVGLIVANVVQPGAGLDVDAATLSTKEIANYASKAHDMTLTGFLLDIIPDTVVGAFTSGNILQVLLFAVLFGISLTLAGERARPVVDFFDALTTPVFRLVHLLMKAAPIGAFGAIAFTIGRYGIGSLSNLLYLVATFYLTSLLFVVVVLGTMARIAGFSIFRLLRYLKSELLLVLGTSSSEAALPSLMEKMERAGCDKSVVGLVVPTGYSFNLDGTNIYMTLAALFIAQATNTPLSLGEQIALLLVAMVSSKGAAGVTGAGFVTLAATLSVVPSLPVAGMALILGIDRFMSECRSLTNFIGNAVATIVVARWEGALDRGTLAATLADRTDGVQTSNGTSLNHGNATP, from the coding sequence ATGTCCTCCCCACGCCCCGAAACCGCCACGCCCTTCTATCGTCAGACCTACGTGCAGGTACTGGTTGCCATCGCGCTCGGCGCGCTGCTGGGCCACTACTCGCCCGCCTTCGCCGAATCGCTGAAGCCGCTCGGTGACGCCTTCATCAAGCTGGTGAAGATGGTCATCGCGCCAGTGATCTTTCTCACCGTGGTCACCGGCATTGCCGGTATGCCCCACCTCAATGCGGTGGGTCGCGTGGTGTTCAAGGCGATGGCCTATTTCCTCGTCTTCTCCACCCTCGCGCTGGTGGTGGGGCTCATCGTCGCCAATGTCGTGCAGCCCGGCGCCGGATTGGACGTGGATGCCGCCACGCTTTCCACGAAGGAGATCGCCAACTACGCCTCCAAGGCGCACGACATGACGCTGACGGGCTTCCTGCTCGACATCATTCCCGATACGGTCGTCGGCGCGTTCACCTCCGGCAACATCCTGCAGGTGCTGCTGTTCGCCGTGTTGTTCGGCATTTCGCTGACCCTCGCAGGCGAGCGCGCGCGCCCCGTGGTGGACTTCTTCGATGCACTGACCACGCCTGTCTTCCGCCTGGTCCACCTGCTGATGAAGGCCGCGCCGATCGGCGCCTTCGGAGCCATTGCCTTCACCATCGGCCGTTACGGCATCGGTTCGTTGTCGAATCTGCTCTATCTGGTCGCCACGTTCTATCTCACCTCGCTGCTGTTCGTGGTGGTGGTGCTCGGCACCATGGCGCGCATCGCCGGGTTTTCCATCTTCCGCCTGCTGCGTTACCTCAAGTCGGAGCTGCTGCTGGTGCTTGGCACGTCCTCGTCGGAGGCAGCACTACCCTCGCTGATGGAGAAGATGGAACGCGCGGGCTGCGACAAGTCTGTGGTGGGTCTCGTGGTGCCCACGGGCTACTCGTTCAATCTCGACGGCACCAACATCTACATGACGCTCGCCGCGCTGTTCATCGCGCAGGCCACGAACACGCCGTTGTCGCTCGGCGAGCAGATCGCGCTTCTGCTGGTGGCGATGGTGAGTTCCAAGGGTGCGGCCGGCGTCACCGGCGCCGGATTCGTGACGCTGGCGGCGACGCTCTCGGTGGTGCCTTCGCTTCCCGTGGCAGGCATGGCATTGATCCTTGGCATCGACCGCTTCATGAGCGAATGCCGTTCGCTGACCAACTTCATCGGCAACGCCGTGGCAACGATCGTGGTGGCTCGCTGGGAAGGCGCACTCGATCGCGGCACGCTGGCAGCGACGCTCGCCGATCGTACCGACGGCGTGCAAACCAGCAACGGCACGAGCCTCAACCACGGCAACGCTACGCCCTGA
- a CDS encoding OprO/OprP family phosphate-selective porin: MTTRTSLPRATLAATLLAGTSPVCFATDDPPTAELLTRIEQQAAKIDELTARLAQLEKSMAANGAPRSDSGMTAAVASSPSAPARKASQDLAGNVRWKRSDAAPTFASDDGQHTFKPHGRLLMDFSRTHGSSHATRNLHGSEVANLRLGGEGAIGALGYRIEAEFANDSVALQPAYLSYNTTVAGNEATFYLGNFLKDLGTEGSSDLARVPFLLRNAAVAVARPFVSYFGMGTQVRVYGDRWHYTLSITGNAPKTGTSGKYSETVTYLTRAHINPWKTKNGFVHVGGWYYYESLGGGVSSIDTTMPLTAFNKLLMVSAGPVVDPTRDRGTGLELGGVHRSTWAIAEHGKRTIHTRHNGRVHRQGTSVAAGWMITGEAPGFSSRSGSWKAVKVANPVSSGGTGAFEVAGRIDHYDFTDAPGGGTGRSATMALNWYLNDWSRLMFNYIRWETNNRIGTMAGRDDGHSLALRAEVLL; this comes from the coding sequence ATGACGACAAGGACATCCCTCCCCCGTGCCACGCTTGCCGCAACGTTGCTCGCCGGCACCTCTCCGGTTTGTTTCGCGACGGACGATCCGCCAACGGCCGAATTGCTGACGCGTATCGAACAGCAGGCGGCGAAGATCGATGAACTGACCGCGCGGCTTGCACAACTGGAAAAGTCGATGGCCGCCAACGGCGCCCCGCGTTCGGATAGCGGCATGACCGCGGCCGTGGCCTCGTCGCCTTCTGCGCCCGCAAGGAAGGCGTCCCAGGACCTCGCCGGCAACGTGCGCTGGAAGCGCAGCGACGCCGCGCCAACCTTTGCCAGCGATGACGGCCAACACACCTTCAAGCCGCACGGCCGGTTGCTCATGGATTTCAGTCGCACGCACGGCTCGAGCCACGCGACACGGAACCTCCATGGCTCCGAGGTCGCGAATCTTCGCCTCGGTGGCGAAGGCGCCATCGGCGCGCTGGGCTATCGCATCGAGGCCGAATTCGCCAACGACAGCGTTGCCCTGCAACCGGCTTACCTCAGCTACAACACCACCGTGGCGGGCAACGAGGCGACGTTCTACCTCGGCAACTTCCTCAAGGATCTGGGTACGGAGGGATCGTCCGATCTCGCCCGCGTGCCGTTCCTGCTGCGCAACGCCGCCGTTGCCGTGGCAAGGCCGTTCGTCAGTTACTTCGGCATGGGCACGCAGGTGCGCGTGTACGGCGACCGCTGGCACTACACGCTATCCATCACGGGCAACGCCCCCAAGACGGGCACGTCGGGTAAGTATTCGGAGACGGTGACCTATCTCACGCGTGCGCACATCAACCCGTGGAAGACCAAGAACGGCTTCGTCCACGTCGGCGGATGGTACTACTACGAAAGTCTTGGTGGCGGCGTGTCTTCCATCGACACCACCATGCCGCTTACCGCATTCAATAAGCTTCTTATGGTAAGTGCGGGCCCGGTAGTCGATCCGACACGTGACCGAGGCACCGGCCTCGAACTCGGCGGCGTACATCGCAGTACCTGGGCGATCGCAGAGCATGGCAAGCGCACCATCCACACACGGCACAACGGGCGCGTCCACCGTCAAGGCACGAGCGTCGCGGCCGGCTGGATGATCACTGGGGAAGCGCCCGGATTTTCAAGCCGCTCGGGAAGCTGGAAGGCGGTGAAGGTCGCCAATCCCGTCTCGTCCGGCGGCACGGGCGCGTTCGAAGTAGCCGGCCGCATCGATCACTACGACTTCACCGACGCCCCCGGAGGCGGCACCGGACGAAGCGCCACGATGGCACTCAATTGGTACCTCAACGACTGGTCGCGTCTGATGTTCAATTACATCCGTTGGGAAACGAACAACCGCATCGGCACTATGGCTGGACGCGACGACGGACACTCGCTGGCGCTTCGCGCGGAGGTTCTGCTTTAA